The Periophthalmus magnuspinnatus isolate fPerMag1 chromosome 15, fPerMag1.2.pri, whole genome shotgun sequence genomic sequence CCTGCAGGGCGTGGAGCCGTGGAAGGCCTCGCGGCAGCACGTGCAGAAGTCAAACTGACAGTTGGGTCTGATGCAGGTCGCCCTTTGTGCCTCGTGTGAGTGCGTCGCCGGGGAGCCGCAGCGTTTACAGGGGCGCAGGGACTCGTGCTGCTTCAGAGTGCTGGCAGCCTAAAGAAGGAAACACAGCGAAGTTACAAACCCATCTTGAAACTTTAGTTATGTCAAAGTACGAAACATGGGTCataattacctctacatattgATTGAAGCGTGTGTAGTTCGGTGTGCAGGTTTTTAGAGAAGATGCGTTTTCCTTATTTCTGTTTTGGAGCGGAGCAGGGGACGAGCTGGAGGTGGCCACACGCTGCATACTGGACAGGACCACCCTGGACACGCCCACATCTCGGGTCAAACCAGAGGCCAGTCTCCGAGAAAATTCAGACTCCTAAACGAAACAAAAAAGCATGGTCAGTAGGGATGCACAAATACATCACTTTTAGTTAAAATACAACGTTAAGTATCTGCTAATATGTGGCATTGACAGGTTgagaacagcatttatttcccaacttccaaaaataaaataagacagatTTGATCCCAATGTGTTATGAATCTGTTATTGCTACAGAACAACTGTTAGGATAAATAACTGCTTAGCAAATGTGTACAACAAGTGCCATAGGTCATTATTGCACTGAGGTCATGTGACGGTTGGGACTGATCACAGATTGGAATATCATGAATTCGTCTTGACATGCATCCATCTAATAGCAAACTAAAGAGGCCAAGAACTACTTATACGGATTACATCACGACTTGTTACCCAGATGACACCCTGGAACTATCACAGCCTTCCACTAAAGTTTGCGTATAAAACTTAATGAAATACTTAATACTTGTACAAGGTGTCTGTGCTGATGTTCCTAAACAGAGACTGCATGTTTACACCTATACATTAAGTAAATACTCTGAACTTCTCATTTCTGTTTCAAGTGTATTCAAGAAACTAACACTAGGGGAAAGGGCTGTTTTCTTCAACAGAACTGCAGAAATACAAATCCAAACACTGAGACTTTCTAGGCCAACTACAACCATTAAATTGCCTTATTAAAATCAGTTTATATGTCCTACCAGGATATCAGCAGAATCGATATTTGGAAGCAGATCTCAGAAACAGCATTTGTCAGTTTGGTCGCAGATATCTGATACTAGTTCTTCCTTGTTTGAACAGGAGTGGGGGAAAGAAAACAATcgggctagccagtatgctaacaggtgtAAGAGcaacgaaacatcttcactcccacaactttttgtccagttgacagattttgatGGAGATTACACaggtacatttttttgtaataaatgcatttttgaatATATCCAATGGCCTCAGTGATAATGATACTTACTTTCATTGCCTTCTCCGCTTTCTGACATCGCTTCAGAGCTTTTGAGTCTTCGTTGATGATTTTTCTCCATGTCCTGCTCACTTTCCTGCAACTGAGGAACATAGAGTTTTAAGTAAAGCTGAAGAACAGTTTAACCTGTCGCTCACATCATTAGCTGCTTAAATTACCTGATAAGATCCATGTCTCCGAGTAAGGCCAGAATTTGAACCAGGATGCACCTCATGTTTCTGGACAGCAGACCTGAAAACATGTCGATATGGTCCACCCCCATGTGGCCTCCAATCACCCGGTCTAAATTGTAATCCTCCGCTAGCTTGGGGATGATGGTCCAGTCATatctacaaaataaaaagttgaaCATACTAAGAAAAGGAATACAGTATTGCCATTTTGTAAACTTGTGCCAGTAATATACACAAtaccttttattcttttgaaagCTTTTTGAGAGTTCTGCACACACGGCCTGTTTAAACCTCAGTACGGGCAGGTTagggttgttgttgtggtggtcaGCAGGTGTGGACGACATGGAGCAGGTGTCATTTCGTTTCTTGTGAAAGTCTATGGGAGTGAAGAGAGCCCGAGATGAGCTCCTCTCTTGACATTTGGTTGGAGATGGTTTGGGTGTAACGTGTTTAACATCTTGGTAGACTGCACCAGCAGCAGACAAAACTGTTCCATGAATAttctcatcctcttcttcaATGTGGCTGTTGTGCAGAGAGAGATAACCACTGTCCTCGAGCCCTTGGTCCATAGTCCTGTCATGGTCCCTGCTGGCTGCGTTTTCCTTGTTATGAACAGCTCGGGTGTAGTTATTCTGGGGGTGCACTGCGGCCACATCCACAGTGGGTAAAGGGGCTTTGAAAACAACAGGCTCCTTCACTGGGGAGCCATGGAGCTGCACGTCTTTGCGGTCTACAGCAGAGCTTTTCTCTACAGTGTTGGGCCATGAAGGCTCGTAGCTGGGAACCTTCATGTTGGCTTTCTTATGGCAAGTCATACCCCCGTGTAAGGAATCCCTGGAAAGAACACAAAACATTcatgacatgttagtgccatatgaaccatctcacactgaggacttcagggaccggcctcctgctggtgcccagagtcaggactaaaacaggactaaaacaggactatcagcatttcagttttctgcagctaaaatctgaaaatcttcctgaagatgtgagacaggcctctactttgacaatgtctaaatccaggctcaaaactgttctattTAGCAGAGCACATGACTGAaatggttttattctgcatttttctcctttaatgttaattttatgattatttgtgatcatttatgttttgatttgttgtattatgattttaatgtccttattctgtaaaacactttgaataacCTTATGTACGAATcttgctatacaaataaacttgcattaCCTTtagaaataagacaaaacattaGGTCCAGGCTAATTCACACCCCAAGAGGAAAATCCAGCACTAAAGCAAATGAACAACCAAAAATATACTGACCTATACAATGCCACAAACGTTTTAATGAGAACTTCTTTATAATGCATCATTATGACCTGGGATTTAGCATAGTGCAGACTTTTCCCAGTATGCAGATTTATATTTGGCGCGTGAGACATTTGGCGGATATGTAAATGAGCTCGTGCAGTCTCCTGTAGAGCACAGAATGCACCGAAACTGCTTCAAATATAAAGTAAAGGCttgtattattagtttatgCTTGTCATTTGGTGAAATATGTGCTCTACAGACTTAAAATACTTGATGAGGAGCTGCGACATTTAGGCGGCAGAGCGTGAGCCACGCGCCCCCTACGTAAATTTACGTCAACCAGAAATATCAAAGAACTGGACTtaaagaacaacaagaacaagaacaacacgtacaacacaaacaacaaggTGTATAAATAGATGCTGTTAGATGTGTGGATGATGCGGACAAACggcaaattaaaaacaacatcCACAAATCACCGCTAAACGACACAAGCGCAACATAAGTTCATATATTTATATCGTCTCTTACCCGAGAACTGCGGTTAATCCACTGACTTTTCCCTCCAAATAAGCAGCAGCGTGAGTGACTTCAGCTGATGTCGACTTACACGAAAATCAACTGACAAAAATCCGCCACTGTGAGGTACTCTTTTAAAATCCGTGCACAAAAGGCGCAAACCAATCACACTGcgtctttttaattttttagcCAATGGGGGAACGTTTCCTAGTCGCACCGCTTCATGACGTCATCACGCACTGGGCGGAGTGACGCCGGTGTTCTGAGAAATTCTGATCCCCTTGACTCCTCTCTAATGTATCGCTACAAAAAGGCGGAGAAATAGGgttttgattgtgttttattgtcaggtAATGCTTTTATGTTAATATGATTAACACAAGGCATTAAAGGTTTGCAAATTGGGCACTTTGAAGTCGTTTTAGACTTAAATATTTGCGTGAGAACACAGAGAATCGAAGGTAGCAAAACTCCTTGTTGttctttttaaattattcatcACATTAACTTTAAGCTCATATTCTGTGTTGTAAATGGTTAGTAGAATTATCACGAGGATTGTCTCTATTTAAATTGTGGTTATGTAATTTCGGTAGAGTCCTCTTCTGACCGAATTGAAGGGGAGCAGAATTTCCCAGAACACCCATCTAACAGCGCTTTATCTGCGGTTGAAAAATAACTTTTGATGCACTACCGCCACCAACTGGTAAGGCATATGAATTGGAATGTGTAATagcaatactactactactactactactactaataggcCTAGTAACTTGGTGGATCAAATAATATCTCTCAAAAACTTAAAACTTCCATCAACTAGGTATACTTTCCTTCATTTAATTTTTCTCCTGACTATATTTAATGCGCTCCATAAAGACATGCTCAACTGTTTCCAACTGCCCACAATTATCATAATTCCCAGtattatgttttccaattttatgcaatgtaaaatataatccaGTATGTCCAAATCTtctagaaaacaaaacattgatttgTATTTCCACTTCCATTACGTCTCACTGACTCCACTTTTGTCTGAATCTCATGGCACCACTTACATCTCCTCTCAAAATTTCATTCGTTTTGCCATTTTttctttaccttttgtttaataaTAGACTTTGCTTCCTTTTAATTCGTTTGTGCCACTGGTTTTCTTCCCTCCTGATCTGAAATGTAGTAGATGTGGTACTGTGCTTTTTGCAGTATTGTGTGTCTTATATTATCACAATATAAGGTTTTCATACATTATCAACACATATGTTACTATAAAACACATCACTTGTCTCTATAGTTTTACATTTGCAGCAATATTCAATGCTTTTATTGTcagatttgagttttaattACCTTTTCTCTGGTAAATTAGACTATACTTGAAGATCCAGTACCTAGGTGaaatttaaaatgcacttatttGAATGAAAGTCTGAGGTCATTTGCATTAACACAGGCAGCTCTTGGGGTGGGGGAAGAGGCTTTGTAGGAGGTTACACTGTGAGCATTAACACCTCTGCGTAGAATTTGAAAAGCAGCCGACACATGATAACCCAACCATTGAAACTGACCATATCTGGCTCAGTGTAAACCATTGAcacctttcatttcatttaaaacattaaaagcaggagcag encodes the following:
- the fbxo5 gene encoding F-box only protein 5, which produces MTCHKKANMKVPSYEPSWPNTVEKSSAVDRKDVQLHGSPVKEPVVFKAPLPTVDVAAVHPQNNYTRAVHNKENAASRDHDRTMDQGLEDSGYLSLHNSHIEEEDENIHGTVLSAAGAVYQDVKHVTPKPSPTKCQERSSSRALFTPIDFHKKRNDTCSMSSTPADHHNNNPNLPVLRFKQAVCAELSKSFQKNKRYDWTIIPKLAEDYNLDRVIGGHMGVDHIDMFSGLLSRNMRCILVQILALLGDMDLISCRKVSRTWRKIINEDSKALKRCQKAEKAMKESEFSRRLASGLTRDVGVSRVVLSSMQRVATSSSSPAPLQNRNKENASSLKTCTPNYTRFNQYVEAASTLKQHESLRPCKRCGSPATHSHEAQRATCIRPNCQFDFCTCCREAFHGSTPCRVIQPRLHVSKSSTLLPGSARSKRNVRRL